Proteins encoded together in one Pelodiscus sinensis isolate JC-2024 unplaced genomic scaffold, ASM4963464v1 ctg235, whole genome shotgun sequence window:
- the LOC142824320 gene encoding LOW QUALITY PROTEIN: beta-galactosidase-like (The sequence of the model RefSeq protein was modified relative to this genomic sequence to represent the inferred CDS: deleted 1 base in 1 codon) codes for MSPAPRALLLLLLLEAGAGAPSFQVDYANNCFRKDGAPFRYVSGSIHYARVPRPAWRDRLRKMYMSGLNAVQVYVPWNYHEPLPGVYDFSGDRDLGSFLELTAELGLLVILRPGPYICAEWEMGGLPAWLLWKPDIVLRSSDPDYLRAVDSWLGVLLPRVRPHLYQNGGNIISVQVENEYGSYAACDYDYLRHLLATFRARLGPDVLLFTTDGNSPAELRCGTLQGLYATVDFGPGPNMTAAFAPQRLYEPQGPLVNSEYYTGWLDYWGEAHAGTDPARVARGLQDMLQLGASVNM; via the exons ATGAGCCCCGCGCCCcgcgccctgctgctgctgctgctgctggag gccggtgCCGGCGCCCCCTCCTTTCAGGTGGATTATGCCAACAACTGCTTCCGGAAGGACGGGGCCCCCTTCCGCTACGTCTCGGGCAGCATCCACTACGCCCGCGTCCCGCGCCCGGCCTGGAGGGACCGGCTCCGCAAGATGTACATGAGCGGCCTCAACGCCGTGCAGGT CTACGTCCCCTGGAATTACCACGAGCCGCTGCCCGGGGTCTACGACTTCTCTGGGGACCGGGACCTGGGGAGCTTCCTGGAGCTGACGgcggagctgggcctgctggtgATCCTGCGGCCCGGGCCCTACATCTGCGCTGAGTGGGAGATG GGcggcctccctgcctggctgctgTGGAAACCAGACATTGTCCTGCGCTCCTCAGACCCAG ATTACCTGCGGGCCGTGGACTCCTGGCTGGGCGTT CTGCTGCCCCGCGTCCGGCCCCACCTCTACCAGAACGGGGGGAACATTATCAGCGTCCAG GTGGAGAACGAGTACGGCAGCTACGCCGCCTGCGACTACGACTACCTGCGGCACCTGCTGGCCACCTTCCGCGCCCGGCTGGGCCCCGACGTGCTGCTCTTCACCACCGACGGCAACAGCCCGGCCGAGCTGCGCTGCGGCACCCTGCAGGGCCTCTACGCCACCGTGGACTTCGGGCCAG GCCCCAACATGACGGCTGCGTTTGCCCCTCAGCGACTCTATGAGCCCCAGGGACCcctg GTGAACTCGGAGTACTACACGGGCTGGCTGGACTACTGGGGCGAGGCGCACGCCGGCACCGACCCCGCCCGGGTGGCTCGGGGCCTCCAGGAcatgctgcagctgggagccagcgtCAACATGTGA